One genomic segment of Gottschalkia acidurici 9a includes these proteins:
- a CDS encoding 2-hydroxyacyl-CoA dehydratase, translating to MKSVLNVGLDVGSTTVKIVVIDEYNNIVYKKYSRHFSDVKNTVISMLKELKDVLKDNNITMMITGSGGLGISEDLGVGFTQEVVACTRAIETFIPETDVAIELGGEDAKITYLGNSIEQRMNGTCAGGTGAFIDQMAALLQTDPTGVNDLAKKYKTIYPIASRCGVFAKTDVQPLLNEGALKEDISASIFQAVVNQTISGLAQGRPIKGKIAFLGGPLYFLSELRNRFIETLELKEEDVIFPEDSQYYVALGCAMYSKTEKELNFDDLLSKIPQIHKDEAIFDDGLPPLIENEEEYRVFKERHDKHKVKRRDLKTYEGKAYLGIDAGSTTTKMALIDEDSNLLYSYYGSNKGKPLDSTISALQDMYSNMNDKTKIVNSTVTGYGEHLLKAALNIDIGEIETVAHYKGSEHFLPGVDFILDIGGQDMKSLKINNGTIDSIMLNEACSSGCGSFIETFASSLKVPVEEFGKEGLKSKKPVDLGTRCTVFMNSKVKQAQKEGASVRDISAGISLSVIKNALYKVIRIRNTDELGEKIVVQGGTFYNDAVLRAFEQIIGREVVRPDIAGIMGAFGASLIAKERYVEGHETKLLDSNELKEFKADSSMARCGLCGNNCLLTINKFSNDRKFISGNRCERGLGIEKSEKEDLPNLYAYKYKRLFSYKPLKKEEAKRGVIGIPRVLNMYEDYPFWFTFFNELGYRVELSSRSTKDIYELGMETIHSESVCYPGKIVNGHIINLINRGINKIFYPGIPFNIKEEESADNHYNCPIVISYTEAINSNIDEIKSDKVKLYKPFLPIDDIKRMKKRTYEELKEEGLTYKEISDALDKAYGELELYKEDIRKKGEETLEYIREKDIKGIVLSGRPYHIDPEINHGIPELITSFGFAVLSEDSIGHLYKEEQSLRVVDQWMYHSRLYRAANYVSRENNLELIQLNSFGCGLDAVTTDQVNEILESHGKLCTVIKIDEINNLGAVRIRIRSLIAAIEERDKKHIEPKIDVLDNERVIFTKEMKKTHTILCPQMSPMHFQFLEAALINDGYKLEVLETVDKEDINEGLKYVNNDACYPSIITIGQIMRALNSGKYDLNHTSVIMSQTGGGCRATNYIAFIRKALKDANIDHIPVISLNAVGMEKNPGFKLSISMLDRLMMGMIYGDLLMRVLYRVRPYEKKKNSANELYEYWVDKCKASIKDGKRSEFKENIYNIVKDFDNLEINEDLVKPKVGIVGEILVKYHPAANNHIVELLEEEGVEVVIPDLIEFFLYTSYDNVVKYNKLSGTYKSMVMGNLAIKTIEYFRKDMKKALRNSKRFTAPIEIQEMAKQASKYLSLCNQTGEGWFLTAEMIELIESGVPNMLCLQPFACLPNHITGKGMIKELKRNYPLANVAPIDYDPGASEVNQINRIKLMLSVAFRNLEIENKTDLAPAD from the coding sequence ATGAAAAGTGTTTTAAATGTAGGACTAGATGTAGGGTCAACTACAGTTAAAATTGTAGTCATAGATGAATATAACAATATAGTTTATAAAAAGTATTCTAGACATTTTTCAGATGTAAAAAATACAGTAATATCTATGTTAAAAGAACTAAAAGATGTTTTAAAAGATAATAACATTACAATGATGATTACAGGATCGGGTGGATTAGGAATATCAGAAGATTTAGGCGTTGGTTTTACTCAAGAAGTAGTAGCTTGTACTAGAGCCATAGAAACATTTATTCCAGAAACTGATGTTGCAATAGAACTAGGTGGAGAAGATGCTAAAATAACTTACCTAGGCAATTCTATAGAACAGAGAATGAATGGAACTTGTGCAGGTGGAACGGGAGCTTTTATAGATCAGATGGCAGCACTGCTTCAGACAGATCCTACTGGAGTAAACGACCTAGCTAAAAAATATAAAACAATATATCCAATAGCATCAAGATGTGGAGTATTTGCTAAGACAGATGTACAGCCTCTTTTAAATGAAGGTGCACTTAAAGAGGATATATCAGCATCTATATTTCAGGCAGTAGTAAATCAAACTATAAGCGGTTTAGCACAGGGAAGACCTATAAAAGGTAAAATAGCTTTTCTAGGAGGACCATTATACTTTTTATCAGAGTTAAGAAATAGATTCATAGAAACATTAGAGTTAAAAGAAGAAGATGTAATATTCCCGGAAGATTCTCAATATTATGTAGCTTTAGGGTGTGCCATGTACTCTAAAACGGAAAAAGAGTTAAACTTTGATGATTTATTAAGTAAAATTCCACAAATTCATAAAGATGAGGCTATATTTGATGATGGTTTACCACCACTTATAGAAAATGAAGAGGAATATAGAGTATTCAAAGAAAGACATGATAAGCATAAAGTAAAAAGAAGAGACTTAAAAACTTATGAAGGAAAGGCTTATTTAGGAATAGACGCTGGATCGACAACTACTAAAATGGCATTAATAGATGAAGATTCTAACCTTCTATATTCATACTACGGAAGTAATAAGGGTAAGCCACTAGATTCAACTATAAGTGCTTTACAAGATATGTACTCTAATATGAATGATAAAACTAAAATAGTGAACTCTACGGTAACAGGATATGGGGAGCATCTTTTAAAGGCAGCATTAAACATAGATATAGGTGAAATAGAAACAGTTGCACATTACAAAGGATCAGAGCATTTTCTACCAGGAGTAGACTTTATACTGGATATCGGTGGACAAGATATGAAGAGTCTAAAAATTAATAATGGAACTATAGACTCAATAATGTTAAATGAAGCTTGTTCATCTGGTTGCGGATCTTTTATAGAGACTTTTGCAAGTTCGTTAAAGGTACCTGTTGAAGAATTCGGAAAGGAAGGGCTTAAGTCTAAAAAACCAGTAGATTTAGGAACTCGCTGTACTGTTTTTATGAACTCCAAAGTAAAGCAAGCACAAAAAGAAGGGGCTAGTGTAAGAGATATATCAGCAGGTATTTCACTTTCAGTTATAAAAAATGCACTATATAAGGTTATAAGAATAAGAAATACTGATGAACTAGGTGAAAAAATTGTAGTTCAAGGTGGTACATTCTATAATGATGCAGTCCTAAGAGCATTTGAACAAATAATAGGAAGAGAGGTAGTAAGACCAGATATTGCAGGCATAATGGGAGCCTTCGGAGCAAGTTTAATAGCAAAAGAAAGATATGTGGAAGGTCATGAAACAAAGCTATTAGACTCAAATGAGTTAAAGGAGTTTAAAGCGGATTCATCTATGGCGAGATGCGGACTGTGTGGAAACAACTGTCTTTTAACTATAAATAAATTTTCAAATGATAGAAAGTTTATATCAGGAAATAGATGTGAAAGAGGATTAGGAATAGAGAAGTCAGAAAAAGAAGACTTACCAAATCTTTATGCATATAAATATAAACGACTATTTAGCTATAAGCCATTAAAAAAGGAAGAAGCAAAACGAGGTGTTATAGGTATACCAAGAGTTTTAAATATGTATGAAGACTATCCATTTTGGTTTACATTTTTTAATGAACTTGGCTATAGGGTAGAGCTATCAAGTAGATCAACAAAAGATATATATGAACTTGGAATGGAAACTATACACTCAGAATCAGTTTGCTATCCAGGTAAGATAGTAAATGGACATATAATTAATCTTATAAATAGAGGTATAAATAAAATATTCTATCCTGGAATACCTTTTAATATAAAAGAAGAGGAAAGTGCGGATAACCATTATAACTGTCCAATAGTAATATCTTATACAGAGGCTATAAATTCAAATATAGACGAGATAAAGTCTGATAAAGTAAAGTTATACAAACCATTTTTACCTATAGATGACATAAAGAGAATGAAAAAAAGAACTTATGAAGAACTAAAGGAAGAAGGACTAACGTATAAAGAAATATCAGATGCTTTAGATAAAGCATACGGTGAGTTAGAACTATATAAAGAAGATATAAGGAAAAAAGGAGAAGAAACATTAGAATATATCCGAGAGAAAGATATAAAAGGAATAGTATTATCAGGTAGACCATATCATATAGATCCTGAAATTAATCATGGAATACCAGAGCTCATAACTTCTTTTGGATTTGCAGTATTGTCAGAAGACTCTATAGGTCATTTATATAAAGAAGAGCAGTCTTTAAGAGTAGTAGATCAATGGATGTATCATTCAAGATTGTACAGAGCTGCAAACTATGTATCAAGAGAAAATAACTTAGAGTTAATACAACTAAATTCATTTGGATGTGGACTAGATGCAGTTACAACAGATCAAGTAAATGAGATTTTAGAAAGTCATGGAAAACTTTGCACAGTTATAAAAATAGATGAAATCAATAACTTAGGAGCAGTAAGAATAAGAATAAGATCATTAATAGCTGCTATAGAAGAAAGAGATAAGAAACACATAGAGCCAAAGATAGATGTATTAGATAATGAAAGAGTAATATTTACTAAAGAAATGAAGAAAACTCATACTATCCTCTGTCCACAAATGTCTCCTATGCATTTTCAATTTTTAGAAGCAGCACTTATAAATGATGGATACAAGTTAGAAGTGCTAGAGACCGTGGACAAAGAAGATATAAATGAGGGATTGAAATATGTAAATAATGATGCATGTTATCCTTCCATTATAACCATAGGTCAAATAATGAGAGCATTAAACTCAGGTAAATATGACTTAAATCATACATCAGTTATAATGTCCCAAACTGGGGGAGGATGTAGAGCTACTAACTATATAGCATTTATAAGAAAAGCTTTAAAGGATGCAAATATAGATCATATACCAGTTATATCATTAAATGCAGTAGGTATGGAGAAAAATCCAGGATTTAAATTAAGTATATCTATGCTTGATAGATTAATGATGGGAATGATATATGGGGATTTACTAATGAGAGTACTTTATAGAGTAAGACCTTATGAAAAGAAAAAAAATTCAGCTAATGAGTTATATGAATATTGGGTAGATAAATGCAAGGCTTCTATAAAAGATGGAAAAAGAAGCGAATTTAAAGAAAACATATATAATATAGTTAAAGATTTTGATAATTTAGAAATAAACGAAGATTTAGTAAAGCCAAAAGTAGGTATAGTAGGTGAAATATTAGTAAAATATCATCCTGCGGCAAATAATCATATTGTAGAATTGCTAGAGGAAGAAGGAGTAGAAGTAGTAATTCCAGATCTTATAGAATTCTTCTTATATACGTCATATGATAATGTAGTTAAATACAATAAGTTATCAGGAACTTATAAGAGTATGGTAATGGGGAATCTAGCTATAAAGACTATAGAATATTTTAGAAAAGATATGAAAAAGGCATTAAGAAATAGCAAAAGATTTACTGCTCCTATAGAGATACAAGAGATGGCGAAACAAGCAAGTAAGTATCTATCTTTATGTAATCAAACTGGAGAAGGATGGTTCTTAACTGCTGAAATGATAGAGCTAATAGAAAGTGGTGTTCCTAATATGCTTTGTTTACAGCCATTTGCATGTTTACCAAATCACATAACAGGAAAAGGAATGATAAAAGAATTAAAAAGAAACTATCCATTAGCAAATGTGGCACCAATAGACTATGACCCAGGAGCAAGTGAAGTAAATCAAATAAATCGTATAAAATTAATGTTATCTGTAGCATTTAGAAATCTGGAAATAGAAAATAAAACAGATCTTGCACCAGCAGATTAA
- a CDS encoding TetR/AcrR family transcriptional regulator — protein sequence MPKSTFFNLSEEKKERILEAAIDEFAENPYESASINKIVKNSEIAKGSFYQYFEDKKDLFKYLIEICETERVRYIEEVNQNKSYLNHFRIMRECYKANIKFFIEKPKLSSIINKFSKNTDSNLKKEILEDLSLENNYSFESILKEGVDKGSIYYNVDIEFISYLLENIGFIIKEYAKDKKKKDGYVNYDSIIDSAIDLIENGIKDKKEVVGV from the coding sequence ATGCCAAAGAGTACTTTTTTTAATCTTTCAGAGGAAAAAAAAGAAAGAATACTTGAAGCTGCTATAGATGAATTTGCTGAAAATCCATATGAAAGTGCAAGTATAAATAAAATAGTTAAGAACTCAGAAATAGCAAAGGGAAGTTTCTATCAGTATTTTGAAGATAAAAAAGATCTATTTAAATATTTGATTGAAATCTGTGAAACTGAGAGAGTAAGATACATAGAAGAAGTCAATCAGAACAAAAGTTATTTAAATCACTTTAGAATAATGAGAGAATGCTACAAAGCAAATATAAAGTTTTTTATTGAAAAACCTAAATTGTCATCTATAATAAACAAATTTTCTAAAAATACAGATTCAAATTTGAAAAAGGAAATATTAGAAGATCTATCCCTAGAAAATAACTACTCCTTTGAATCAATTCTTAAAGAAGGGGTTGACAAAGGAAGTATATACTACAATGTAGATATAGAGTTTATATCATATCTTTTAGAAAATATAGGTTTTATTATAAAAGAATATGCTAAAGATAAAAAGAAAAAAGATGGATATGTAAACTACGACTCAATTATAGATTCTGCAATAGATTTGATAGAAAATGGAATTAAGGATAAAAAAGAAGTAGTAGGGGTATAG
- a CDS encoding 16S rRNA (uracil(1498)-N(3))-methyltransferase — MNLIILLDEDFVSENKVNISGRRLEHILNIHKAEIGDALRVGRLNGKIGTGTIVNMNGEYIEMEIELTQDPPDPSNIQLILAMPRPKVFKRIIQDVTTMGIKKIYIIKTWRVEKSFWNSPVLEEEKLFEHMILGLEQAKDTILPKIEIVKLFKPFVEDEIPDIIKGTKAIVGHPISDIECPRNMNSKVTLAIGPEGGFIDYEIEMLKKQGFEVVTLGNRILRVENAVPYIIGRLS, encoded by the coding sequence ATGAATTTAATAATATTATTAGACGAAGACTTTGTAAGTGAAAATAAAGTTAATATATCAGGACGTAGACTTGAACACATACTAAATATTCATAAGGCGGAAATAGGAGATGCTTTAAGAGTAGGTAGGCTAAATGGAAAAATAGGAACAGGCACTATTGTGAATATGAATGGTGAGTATATAGAAATGGAAATAGAACTTACACAGGATCCACCAGATCCTTCAAATATTCAATTAATATTAGCTATGCCTAGACCTAAAGTATTTAAACGGATTATTCAAGATGTTACTACTATGGGAATTAAAAAAATATATATAATAAAGACTTGGCGAGTTGAAAAAAGTTTTTGGAACAGTCCTGTATTAGAAGAAGAAAAATTATTTGAACATATGATTCTAGGACTAGAGCAAGCTAAAGATACGATATTGCCCAAAATTGAGATAGTAAAGCTTTTTAAACCATTTGTAGAGGATGAAATTCCTGATATAATAAAGGGTACTAAAGCAATAGTTGGTCATCCTATATCAGATATTGAATGTCCAAGAAATATGAATTCTAAAGTAACACTAGCTATAGGCCCAGAAGGTGGTTTCATAGACTATGAAATAGAGATGTTAAAAAAACAAGGGTTTGAAGTAGTTACATTGGGAAATAGAATATTGAGAGTAGAGAATGCTGTTCCATATATAATAGGAAGGCTTTCATAG
- a CDS encoding AAA family ATPase: protein MKNTGVKIQSTNTGLMEKSLDYIWELNKSLPKEKKKAVLIIGAPGIGKSQIAQSVAKKKGCKFIDFRLLTMSETELKGIPFPSEDNKKAVFLHPDIFPDAERDGEEGILLLEELTSANRNLMSTMYQLVLDRELGTYKLPDGWLVVATGNREEDYGEFYVMPAPLADRFLIYELANSGSEFLDEWVGWAYKNNISVEIIAYVRKFPKSLHDFDPDLYEEGMIIFPTPRSWAALSDIIEFDKKRGGEKELSEEAKGMVLSAVGPIHGNQFINFYHCRNNLPNVDDILNGRPYAPITSDQENELALTIASLIDLAKDQFMGETVGPKGKEYMLNIVKFLNNVAEKIGLEYFVLGIHQITSINKELINRLIFTEMDLPEFDEIITKYAHLLH from the coding sequence ATGAAGAATACAGGTGTAAAAATTCAATCAACTAACACAGGACTAATGGAAAAAAGTTTAGATTATATTTGGGAATTAAATAAATCTCTTCCTAAAGAAAAGAAAAAAGCTGTATTAATAATAGGAGCACCAGGTATCGGAAAATCTCAAATAGCACAAAGTGTAGCTAAGAAAAAGGGATGTAAATTCATAGACTTCAGACTTTTAACTATGTCTGAGACTGAATTAAAAGGAATACCTTTTCCTAGCGAAGATAATAAAAAAGCAGTATTTTTACATCCGGATATTTTTCCAGATGCAGAGAGAGATGGAGAAGAAGGAATACTACTTTTAGAAGAACTTACATCTGCTAATAGAAATCTTATGTCAACTATGTACCAATTAGTGCTAGACAGAGAACTAGGAACATATAAGTTACCAGATGGATGGCTAGTAGTAGCAACAGGTAATAGAGAAGAGGATTATGGAGAGTTTTATGTTATGCCAGCGCCATTGGCAGATAGATTTCTAATATACGAACTTGCTAATTCAGGATCAGAATTTTTAGATGAATGGGTAGGGTGGGCATATAAAAACAATATTTCGGTAGAAATAATTGCATATGTTCGTAAGTTTCCTAAAAGTTTACATGACTTCGATCCAGATTTATATGAAGAAGGTATGATTATATTTCCTACTCCAAGATCATGGGCAGCTTTATCTGACATAATAGAGTTCGATAAAAAGAGAGGCGGAGAGAAGGAATTAAGTGAAGAAGCTAAGGGTATGGTACTGTCTGCGGTTGGACCAATACATGGTAATCAGTTTATAAATTTCTATCACTGTAGAAATAATCTACCAAACGTAGACGACATATTGAACGGAAGACCATATGCACCAATAACATCAGATCAAGAAAATGAACTAGCATTAACTATAGCTAGCTTAATAGATTTAGCTAAAGATCAGTTTATGGGAGAAACAGTTGGACCAAAAGGTAAAGAATATATGCTAAATATAGTTAAGTTCCTTAACAATGTTGCTGAAAAAATTGGATTAGAATATTTCGTTTTAGGAATACATCAAATAACTTCAATAAATAAGGAACTAATAAACAGACTAATTTTTACTGAAATGGACTTGCCAGAGTTTGATGAGATAATTACAAAATATGCACATCTATTGCATTAA
- a CDS encoding DUF2201 family putative metallopeptidase, with protein sequence MGEIMTVEEKFIRARIVLLKGDPFIGKYLLLLDKPIECGGDNSKNDYSALANLKTMATTGTKLYYNREYVDKLSFKQFLFAILHQMLHCIAMHPARGIERNDKIWNMASDLWVNDRLKRKQLEYKESRDIDYEPYDDELFSDNNRIPDMSVDDIYEELMDQYKEQIESRKQSQQNNASFEDGSEQNNGDNSSQGKMDDSITLKSGSKTFNLGEYNPDIIKPENVGESSADLIKEMSEMSASANVHSQLSGIGTELLSEQEIGMQRAETKWYIYFDRFLKKLYRYDTSYSTPEKSLLYTRRIYKGPSKTTSYKLNSIIIAMDCSASVWSDQDAMEKFWFHINNIMRKYKAEGRVLLWDGEVGVDLDLSKFKPNGEYELPRGGTRPTSVYEYIYKNKIKYELLVMLTDAYFIKRELVSIAKNDDKKTIWVVSGKHEAYKKLGDYAKKARVCKLG encoded by the coding sequence ATGGGTGAGATCATGACTGTAGAAGAAAAGTTTATTAGGGCTAGAATAGTCCTTTTAAAAGGGGATCCATTTATAGGAAAGTATTTATTACTACTAGATAAGCCTATAGAGTGCGGTGGAGATAATTCTAAAAATGACTATTCTGCATTAGCGAATTTAAAAACAATGGCTACTACTGGTACAAAGCTTTATTATAATAGAGAGTATGTAGATAAATTAAGTTTTAAACAATTTCTATTTGCCATTTTACATCAAATGTTGCACTGTATTGCAATGCATCCTGCTAGAGGTATAGAAAGAAATGATAAGATATGGAATATGGCTAGTGACTTATGGGTTAATGATAGATTAAAAAGGAAGCAATTAGAGTATAAAGAAAGTAGAGATATAGACTATGAGCCATATGATGACGAATTATTTTCAGATAATAACAGAATACCAGATATGTCTGTTGATGATATATATGAGGAACTTATGGATCAATATAAAGAACAAATTGAGAGCAGAAAACAAAGTCAACAAAATAACGCATCTTTTGAAGATGGCTCTGAGCAGAATAATGGAGATAATAGTAGTCAAGGTAAAATGGATGATAGTATAACTCTCAAGTCAGGATCTAAAACCTTCAACTTAGGAGAGTATAATCCAGATATTATCAAGCCTGAAAATGTTGGAGAAAGCTCTGCAGACTTAATAAAAGAAATGAGTGAAATGAGTGCCTCAGCAAATGTACATTCACAATTATCAGGTATAGGAACAGAATTACTCAGTGAACAAGAGATAGGTATGCAAAGAGCGGAGACTAAATGGTATATATACTTTGATAGATTCTTAAAAAAGTTATATAGATATGATACCTCATATAGTACACCTGAGAAGAGTTTACTTTATACTAGAAGGATATATAAAGGACCATCAAAGACTACCTCATATAAACTCAATTCGATAATAATAGCTATGGACTGCTCTGCCTCAGTTTGGTCAGATCAAGATGCTATGGAAAAGTTTTGGTTTCATATAAATAATATTATGAGGAAATATAAAGCAGAAGGAAGAGTATTACTTTGGGATGGAGAAGTTGGAGTTGACTTAGATTTGTCTAAGTTTAAACCTAATGGAGAATATGAGTTACCTAGAGGTGGAACAAGACCAACTAGTGTATATGAATATATATATAAGAATAAAATAAAGTATGAGTTACTTGTTATGCTAACGGATGCATATTTTATAAAGAGAGAACTAGTATCTATAGCAAAAAATGACGATAAGAAAACAATATGGGTTGTATCTGGAAAACATGAAGCTTATAAAAAATTAGGCGATTATGCTAAAAAGGCAAGGGTTTGTAAGCTAGGATAA